From Candidatus Alcyoniella australis, one genomic window encodes:
- a CDS encoding GIY-YIG nuclease family protein, whose product MLSFFSQTLITGHLELITSTVFQKYPELIAELIGEQHGIYALYKGKNHRLVYVGLARDLKKRLKQHQRDKLAGKWDHFSLYITRKSEHMRELETFVLRIANPKANISLGKLKNSEDLKKVLKSRYQEVKRREEDIIFGNKRSNAQNPKGKGKKGATSRIKAKSAKPVLKGLLSGKTIKATYKGKEYKAHVLYSGRIQFNGALYNTPSGAGRAVCRRNVNGWNLWKYRTANGQWEPLSNLRR is encoded by the coding sequence ATGCTCAGCTTTTTCTCGCAGACGCTTATTACCGGGCACCTCGAGCTGATTACCAGCACCGTCTTCCAGAAATACCCTGAGTTAATCGCAGAGTTGATCGGCGAACAACATGGGATATATGCCCTATATAAAGGAAAGAACCACCGACTGGTCTACGTCGGCCTGGCCCGCGACCTTAAAAAACGCCTTAAGCAACACCAGCGAGATAAGCTGGCAGGGAAATGGGATCACTTCAGTCTCTATATCACCCGCAAGTCCGAGCATATGAGAGAGCTTGAAACCTTCGTGTTGCGCATTGCCAACCCCAAAGCAAATATTTCCTTGGGCAAGTTGAAAAACTCGGAGGATCTGAAAAAGGTTTTGAAGAGCAGATACCAGGAGGTCAAACGCCGAGAAGAAGATATCATTTTTGGCAACAAACGATCCAACGCGCAAAATCCCAAGGGCAAGGGGAAAAAGGGAGCAACTTCCAGGATAAAAGCAAAGAGCGCCAAGCCTGTTCTCAAAGGGCTGTTATCTGGCAAGACGATCAAGGCCACGTACAAGGGAAAAGAGTACAAGGCACATGTGTTGTACAGCGGAAGAATCCAGTTCAACGGAGCACTCTACAACACCCCCTCGGGCGCAGGGCGGGCTGTCTGCCGCCGCAATGTGAACGGTTGGAACCTCTGGAAATACCGGACAGCCAACGGCCAATGGGAACCGCTTTCGAATCTGCGCCGCTAG
- a CDS encoding heavy metal translocating P-type ATPase codes for MDLIEHSYRILGMDCPSCASKVERTLAQVDGVQSAFCDATSGWLKVRLSNEEAAQRVERAVRGLGYQLSGEGGRQNVREQEQGDLRGQTIQVLSALYLIVLAALGGVLSIPAQYTVPLYVVAILIGGARIFLKAFGSVRRLDLDMNVLMSVAVIGAAILGEWFEGAAVVSLFSLAELLEARSMRRARGEIGKLLDLAPPIAVVRRRGYELELPADKVEIGETVLVKPGQRIPVDGVVSGGASEVNQAPITGESKMVDRYKGDEVFAGTLNGSGFLEITSTHRAQDTVLSRIIHLVEQAQESRAPVQRTVERFARIYTPLVIVAALLVFLLPPLLQGGAWADWFYRALVLLVIACPCALVISTPVAIITGLTAAARSGVLIKGGSFLEALGKIDAMALDKTGTLTFGEPRLTDVIPLTGMRERELMLIAAALEKRSEHPLARAIRARAMEMGLAVPDPEQFKSIPGLGAHCVIEGQGYTIGSHRMLHNSGLCNKDLHKQVEHLELSGNSVLLLSSEQEPLAILLVSDNMRPEAPRAMQELKRAGIKRLALLTGDNQESAEGVAYNAGIDEIYSNLLPEDKLEQIYQLKRRYHMVGMVGDGVNDAPALAASSVGFAMGAAGTDVAIESADVALLSDDLFGLARAVRLGRRTLTVIRQNVALAIGIKAVVFALALLGVATLWLAVLADMGASLLVVANSLKLIKEDNIKP; via the coding sequence GTGGACTTGATAGAGCACAGCTACCGAATTTTGGGTATGGACTGCCCGTCGTGCGCGTCCAAGGTCGAGCGCACGTTGGCTCAGGTCGATGGCGTGCAGTCCGCGTTTTGCGATGCGACTTCGGGTTGGCTCAAGGTTCGGCTGAGCAACGAGGAGGCTGCCCAACGGGTCGAGCGCGCGGTGCGCGGCCTGGGCTACCAGCTCAGTGGCGAGGGCGGACGCCAGAATGTTCGGGAACAGGAACAGGGCGATCTGCGCGGACAGACGATCCAGGTGCTCTCGGCGTTGTACCTGATCGTGCTCGCCGCACTGGGCGGAGTGCTGTCGATCCCCGCTCAATACACGGTGCCGTTGTACGTGGTGGCAATACTGATCGGCGGCGCGCGGATCTTCCTCAAAGCTTTCGGGTCGGTGCGCAGGCTCGACCTGGACATGAACGTGTTGATGAGCGTGGCCGTAATCGGCGCGGCGATCCTCGGCGAATGGTTCGAGGGCGCGGCGGTAGTCTCGCTGTTCTCCTTGGCCGAGCTGCTCGAGGCGCGCAGCATGCGTCGCGCCCGCGGCGAGATCGGCAAGCTACTCGATTTGGCGCCGCCGATCGCGGTGGTCAGGCGTCGCGGGTACGAGCTGGAGTTGCCCGCGGACAAGGTCGAGATCGGCGAGACGGTACTGGTCAAGCCCGGCCAGCGCATCCCGGTCGACGGCGTGGTTTCCGGCGGAGCGTCCGAGGTCAACCAGGCGCCGATCACCGGCGAGTCCAAGATGGTCGATCGCTACAAGGGCGACGAGGTGTTCGCCGGCACGCTCAACGGCTCGGGCTTTCTCGAGATCACCAGCACCCACCGCGCGCAAGATACCGTGCTCTCGCGAATCATCCATCTGGTCGAGCAGGCCCAGGAATCGCGCGCACCGGTGCAGCGCACGGTCGAGCGCTTCGCCCGGATCTACACGCCGCTGGTGATCGTCGCGGCGCTGCTGGTCTTCTTGCTGCCGCCGCTGCTGCAGGGCGGCGCGTGGGCCGACTGGTTCTACCGCGCGCTGGTGTTGCTGGTAATCGCCTGTCCCTGCGCCCTGGTGATCTCCACACCCGTGGCGATTATCACCGGCCTGACCGCCGCGGCGCGTAGCGGCGTGCTGATTAAAGGTGGATCGTTTCTCGAAGCTCTGGGCAAAATCGACGCGATGGCGCTGGACAAGACCGGTACCCTGACTTTTGGCGAGCCACGGCTGACAGATGTGATCCCGCTGACCGGAATGCGTGAACGCGAGCTGATGCTGATCGCCGCGGCGCTGGAGAAGCGCTCGGAGCATCCGCTGGCCAGGGCGATCCGCGCCAGGGCGATGGAGATGGGATTGGCCGTGCCCGACCCCGAGCAGTTCAAGAGCATTCCGGGATTGGGAGCGCACTGTGTGATCGAGGGCCAAGGCTACACCATCGGCTCCCATCGCATGCTGCACAACAGCGGACTGTGCAACAAGGATCTGCACAAGCAGGTCGAGCATCTTGAGCTCAGCGGCAACAGTGTGTTGCTGCTCAGCAGCGAGCAGGAACCGCTGGCGATCCTGCTGGTCTCGGACAACATGCGACCCGAGGCTCCCCGGGCAATGCAGGAGCTCAAACGCGCGGGGATCAAACGCCTGGCCTTGCTCACCGGCGACAACCAGGAGAGCGCCGAGGGCGTGGCCTACAACGCGGGCATCGACGAGATCTACTCCAACCTGCTGCCCGAGGATAAGCTCGAGCAGATCTACCAGCTAAAACGCCGTTACCACATGGTCGGCATGGTCGGCGACGGGGTCAACGACGCCCCGGCCCTGGCCGCTTCCTCGGTCGGATTCGCCATGGGCGCGGCCGGAACCGACGTGGCCATCGAGTCCGCCGACGTGGCGCTGCTCTCGGACGACCTGTTCGGGCTGGCGCGGGCGGTACGCCTGGGCCGACGCACCCTGACGGTGATCAGGCAGAACGTGGCCCTGGCGATCGGCATCAAGGCCGTGGTGTTCGCCCTGGCATTGCTCGGAGTGGCGACGCTCTGGCTGGCGGTTCTGGCCGACATGGGCGCCAGTCTGCTGGTGGTGGCCAACAGCTTAAAGTTGATAAAAGAAGACAACATCAAGCCGTAG
- a CDS encoding PilZ domain-containing protein has product MNKPSVLGVTKNVSSKGLALDAPMYFDTDQQLALLLDWHSGAISEVGRVRWFAGQRFTNSGRPEFGLQLIEPNQGYLKMLEEVVYLSYVRERNGGVRYVNPVRLTCCNTRQLIDQYDRNIHQGGMFVPTRHPLHEGAQVGLHLIMLDTMELLELGGRVVSTVDAETAQRLDVQPGMQVRIESFPAQDSERLREHVERLRQGDFDVTSQDETELAP; this is encoded by the coding sequence TTGAACAAACCCTCGGTGCTTGGCGTTACCAAGAACGTGTCGAGCAAGGGCCTGGCCCTGGACGCGCCGATGTATTTTGATACCGACCAGCAGCTAGCGCTGTTGCTCGATTGGCACAGCGGGGCGATCTCCGAGGTTGGCCGCGTGCGGTGGTTTGCCGGGCAGCGTTTTACCAACTCGGGACGTCCGGAGTTCGGCCTGCAGCTCATCGAGCCCAATCAGGGCTACCTCAAAATGCTCGAGGAGGTGGTCTACCTCAGCTATGTGCGCGAGCGCAACGGCGGCGTGCGTTACGTCAATCCCGTGCGACTGACCTGTTGCAATACCCGGCAATTGATCGATCAGTACGACCGCAACATCCACCAGGGCGGGATGTTCGTACCCACGCGCCATCCGCTGCACGAGGGGGCCCAGGTCGGATTGCACCTGATTATGCTCGACACGATGGAGCTGTTGGAGCTCGGCGGCCGCGTGGTCAGCACGGTCGACGCCGAGACCGCCCAGCGGCTGGACGTACAACCGGGCATGCAAGTCCGCATTGAAAGCTTCCCCGCCCAGGACAGCGAGCGGCTGCGCGAACACGTCGAGCGCCTACGCCAAGGCGACTTCGACGTCACCTCACAGGACGAGACGGAACTCGCACCTTAA
- a CDS encoding NAD(P)H-dependent glycerol-3-phosphate dehydrogenase: protein MAVIGVVGAGAWGTAFAVQLAKNGHAVRLWAFEPDLVQTMRQTRENDLYLPGIEIPETVTPTAEMAKACDVQIVVLACPSNHFRAVASKAVEHTPHDAPLVILTKGLEEQTLELMTEVLVGMLDPQRAARIAVLSGPSFAREVAEGQPTDVVLAALDNAVAKQLQQQFHTPFFRVYTSDDPIGVQVGATIKNVIAIAAGGIDGMGLGLNTRAALITRGLAEVTRLGVAKGANPLTFLGLAGIGDLVLTCTGELSRNRTFGKRVARGEGPLEIIESQGAVVEGYYAAKAGYRLSQQLGVDMPITEQVYKVLHEDKPLQDALRDLLKREFKDELMGIVRVDSS from the coding sequence ATGGCCGTAATCGGAGTCGTGGGAGCCGGCGCTTGGGGAACCGCGTTCGCAGTGCAGCTGGCTAAGAACGGCCACGCGGTAAGGCTCTGGGCCTTTGAGCCCGACCTGGTGCAGACCATGCGCCAAACTCGCGAGAACGACCTGTACCTTCCGGGGATCGAGATCCCGGAAACCGTCACACCGACCGCCGAGATGGCCAAGGCCTGCGACGTGCAAATCGTGGTGCTGGCCTGCCCGTCAAACCACTTCCGCGCCGTGGCGTCCAAGGCGGTCGAGCACACGCCGCACGATGCGCCGCTGGTGATTTTGACCAAGGGGCTCGAGGAGCAGACCCTGGAACTGATGACCGAGGTGCTCGTCGGGATGCTCGATCCCCAACGCGCCGCGCGCATCGCCGTGCTCAGCGGCCCGAGCTTCGCCCGCGAGGTGGCCGAGGGTCAGCCCACCGACGTGGTGCTCGCGGCGCTCGACAACGCCGTGGCCAAACAGCTGCAACAGCAGTTCCACACGCCGTTCTTCCGCGTCTACACCAGCGACGACCCCATCGGCGTGCAGGTCGGCGCCACAATTAAGAACGTGATCGCCATTGCCGCCGGCGGCATCGACGGCATGGGGCTGGGGCTAAACACCCGCGCCGCGTTGATCACCCGCGGGCTGGCCGAAGTCACGCGCCTGGGAGTGGCCAAAGGGGCCAACCCGCTGACCTTCCTGGGTCTGGCCGGAATCGGCGACCTGGTGCTGACCTGCACCGGCGAGCTGTCGCGCAATCGCACCTTCGGCAAGCGCGTGGCCCGCGGCGAAGGCCCGCTGGAAATCATCGAGTCCCAGGGAGCGGTGGTCGAAGGGTATTACGCGGCCAAGGCCGGGTATCGGCTGTCGCAGCAGCTTGGCGTGGACATGCCGATCACCGAACAGGTCTATAAGGTGCTGCACGAGGACAAGCCGCTCCAAGACGCGTTGCGCGATCTACTCAAACGCGAGTTCAAGGACGAGCTGATGGGGATCGTGCGCGTCGACAGCTCATAG
- a CDS encoding glycosyltransferase encodes MLGPMRITVVIPFRNAEATIERCVERLRSSSRPPDEIVLVDDASEDQGFERLSQIDGLIHIRNLDPRGAAYARNVGAAAGSGDVLLFVDADVLAQPDAIELIERRLEQDPTLGGVFGAYTAHTEPRNFASVYKNLVHHYTHRQSAGPIDTFWAGCGALRREAFQAVGGFDQSFAAASVEDIDLGYRLSAAGIKVEIDPRIQVTHVKRYTLAGLIISDLKFRAVPWTALMVRRRRFTPVLNLKPHNLIAAGLAAAALPVLAALLLLGLWTWAVALLGATLIGWAALNRGLLGFVLRTRGLPFAARFALMHLLSHVYSALGLAVGLLMAALSRPQNSRPA; translated from the coding sequence ATGCTGGGCCCGATGCGGATCACCGTTGTTATCCCGTTTCGCAATGCCGAGGCCACCATCGAGCGTTGCGTCGAGCGCCTGCGCTCCTCGTCGCGTCCGCCGGACGAGATCGTGCTGGTCGACGACGCGAGCGAGGATCAAGGCTTCGAGCGCCTATCGCAGATCGACGGGCTGATCCACATTCGCAATCTCGATCCGCGCGGTGCGGCATATGCGCGCAACGTCGGGGCCGCGGCCGGCAGCGGCGACGTGCTGCTGTTCGTGGATGCCGACGTGCTGGCGCAGCCCGACGCCATCGAGTTGATCGAGCGTCGCCTTGAGCAGGACCCGACGCTTGGCGGCGTGTTCGGCGCCTACACCGCGCACACCGAGCCGCGTAATTTCGCCTCGGTCTACAAGAACCTGGTGCATCACTACACCCACCGGCAAAGCGCCGGGCCGATAGACACCTTCTGGGCGGGCTGCGGCGCGTTGCGGCGCGAGGCGTTCCAGGCAGTGGGCGGGTTCGACCAAAGTTTTGCCGCGGCCAGCGTGGAAGACATCGACCTGGGATACCGGCTGAGCGCCGCGGGGATTAAGGTCGAGATCGATCCGCGCATCCAGGTCACGCACGTCAAGCGCTACACCCTGGCCGGGTTGATCATCAGCGACCTGAAATTCCGCGCCGTGCCCTGGACCGCGCTGATGGTCCGTCGCCGCCGTTTTACCCCGGTGCTCAACCTCAAGCCGCACAATCTGATCGCCGCGGGATTGGCCGCGGCCGCGCTGCCGGTGCTGGCCGCGCTGCTGCTGTTGGGGCTGTGGACCTGGGCCGTTGCGCTGCTCGGCGCGACTCTGATCGGCTGGGCAGCGCTCAACCGCGGGCTGCTGGGATTTGTGTTGCGCACCCGCGGGTTGCCCTTCGCCGCGAGGTTCGCGCTGATGCATTTGCTGAGTCACGTCTACAGCGCGCTGGGGTTGGCCGTGGGCCTGCTGATGGCGGCTTTGAGCCGCCCGCAAAACTCGCGTCCTGCGTAG
- a CDS encoding SoxR reducing system RseC family protein yields the protein MEEQGTVIEIQGELAVVQARRGQACQGCHAEAGGHCGCEMLGPEKKLMHLRALNRAGARKGDTVEVSVGAPNVLKVSALLYITPLIGLICGALLGRTLASAIALGLPEELVVGFSGMLGMALVFVFLRLVLRRLETNAEYVPVVTRVIHSVP from the coding sequence ATGGAAGAGCAGGGAACAGTAATCGAGATACAGGGTGAGCTGGCTGTGGTCCAGGCGCGGCGGGGACAGGCCTGCCAGGGCTGTCACGCCGAGGCCGGCGGGCACTGCGGCTGCGAGATGCTCGGGCCGGAGAAGAAGCTGATGCACCTGCGCGCGCTCAACCGCGCCGGGGCTCGTAAGGGCGATACGGTGGAGGTATCGGTGGGCGCGCCTAACGTGCTCAAGGTCAGCGCGCTGCTCTACATCACGCCGTTGATCGGACTGATCTGCGGGGCGCTGCTGGGCCGCACTCTGGCGTCCGCCATTGCCTTGGGGCTGCCCGAGGAGCTGGTTGTGGGCTTCAGCGGCATGCTCGGGATGGCGCTGGTCTTCGTCTTTTTAAGGCTGGTGCTGCGCAGGCTCGAGACCAACGCGGAGTACGTTCCGGTGGTCACCCGCGTAATCCACAGCGTCCCGTAG